In Streptomyces sp. NBC_00569, a single genomic region encodes these proteins:
- a CDS encoding beta-N-acetylglucosaminidase domain-containing protein, which produces MQLRRHRKGAAAIAVAVIASALGGASGAVAAPPGHPLSTGDRESETGTPAVWPRPQSLRTASGAESVTVTDEVVLVTGRGADPYAVEALRTVLRGAGARHITEVDDESSLPASPALVVRIGSVAAGTAAGDGWGAAGARPGRGQGLEAALGALGASARKDLPSGGYRLAVGRTDGRDTVAVEGVGDDGLFHAVQTFRQLVSGRKVAGVVVRDWPGTAVRGMTEGFYGTPWTREQRLDQLDFMGRTKQNRYLYAPGDDLYRQARWRETYPAAQRADFRALAERARANHVTLSWAVAPGQAMCMSSDDDVRALNRKLDAMWALGVRAFQLQFQDVSYSEWHCEADARTFGSGPKAAARAQARVANAVARHLAARHPGAGPLSLMPTEFYQDGSTEYREALAGRLDDSVEVAWTGVGVVPRTITGRELAGARAAFGSGHDLVTMDNYPVNDYAQDRIFLGPYTGREPAVATGSAALLANAMEQPAASRIPLFTTADYAWNPRDYRPQESWKAAIDDLAGGDAPTREALGALAGNDASSVLGEDESAYLKPVVSGFWDSRTTLVTDRARYEAAAKKLRDAFTVMRRTPERLRSTPVDAEVRPWSDQLARYGEAGETAVDMLDAQARGDGAAAWRAARLLERRRAGLESRQVTVGKGVLDPFLDRAQKAYAAWAGTGRADATRDGEAKLPRARRLTAVTVLADPGTRGTVQVHEPGEGWKSVGTLSDSGFTERRPKDVRADAIRVTGAEKGAVRHVVPWYADSPDASFELARTELDAEIGGGARRVTARLTSQRPGSVQGRLHAEGPHGIKVSLPDRATLPRGTQVSAPVEITVPDGTPAGTYDVPVSFAGTTRTVSVRAYPRTAGPDLVREGRPSSSADETADFPASAAGDGDPETRWSSPAEDGAWWQVELAKPVRLGQVVLTWQDAYAKGYRIQTSADGKSWRTAATVKDGHGGRESVRMDARDTRFVRVQGDKRATRYGYSLWSVEAYAVAE; this is translated from the coding sequence GTGCAGCTCCGGCGCCACAGGAAGGGGGCGGCGGCGATCGCTGTCGCCGTCATCGCCAGTGCGCTCGGGGGAGCCTCCGGAGCGGTGGCGGCCCCTCCCGGTCACCCGCTCTCCACGGGTGACCGGGAGAGCGAGACGGGGACGCCCGCGGTGTGGCCCCGGCCGCAGTCGCTGCGTACCGCCTCCGGCGCGGAGTCCGTGACCGTGACCGACGAGGTCGTCCTCGTCACCGGCCGGGGCGCCGACCCGTACGCGGTGGAGGCGCTGCGCACCGTGCTGCGCGGGGCGGGAGCCCGGCACATCACCGAGGTCGACGACGAGAGCTCCCTGCCCGCGTCTCCCGCCCTCGTGGTGCGGATCGGCTCCGTGGCCGCCGGGACCGCGGCCGGTGACGGCTGGGGGGCGGCCGGCGCGCGCCCGGGCCGGGGACAGGGCCTGGAGGCGGCGCTCGGCGCTCTCGGGGCGTCGGCCCGCAAGGACCTGCCGTCCGGCGGGTACCGGCTCGCCGTCGGGCGGACGGACGGCCGGGACACCGTCGCCGTGGAAGGCGTCGGCGACGACGGCCTGTTCCACGCCGTGCAGACGTTCCGGCAGCTGGTGAGCGGGCGCAAGGTCGCCGGGGTCGTCGTGCGCGACTGGCCGGGTACGGCCGTGCGCGGCATGACGGAGGGGTTCTACGGGACCCCGTGGACCCGTGAACAGCGGCTCGACCAGCTGGACTTCATGGGGCGCACCAAGCAGAACCGCTATCTGTACGCGCCGGGCGACGACCTGTACCGGCAGGCGCGGTGGCGCGAGACGTATCCGGCCGCCCAGCGCGCCGACTTCCGGGCGCTCGCCGAGCGGGCGCGCGCCAACCACGTGACGCTGAGCTGGGCCGTGGCGCCCGGGCAGGCGATGTGCATGTCGTCGGACGACGACGTCAGGGCCCTGAACCGCAAGCTGGACGCCATGTGGGCGCTCGGTGTGCGGGCGTTCCAGCTGCAGTTCCAGGATGTGTCGTACAGCGAGTGGCACTGCGAGGCGGACGCGAGGACGTTCGGCTCGGGACCGAAGGCGGCGGCGCGGGCGCAGGCGCGCGTGGCGAACGCGGTGGCGCGGCACCTCGCCGCGCGGCACCCGGGCGCGGGGCCGCTGTCGCTGATGCCGACCGAGTTCTACCAGGACGGGTCGACGGAGTACCGCGAGGCGCTCGCGGGCCGGCTCGACGACTCGGTCGAGGTGGCGTGGACGGGCGTCGGCGTGGTCCCGCGCACGATCACCGGGCGCGAACTGGCGGGCGCGCGGGCCGCGTTCGGGTCCGGACACGACCTCGTCACGATGGACAACTACCCGGTCAACGACTACGCGCAGGACCGCATCTTCCTCGGGCCCTACACGGGCCGTGAGCCCGCCGTGGCAACGGGTTCGGCGGCGCTGCTCGCCAACGCGATGGAGCAGCCCGCGGCCTCCCGCATCCCGCTGTTCACGACGGCGGACTACGCGTGGAACCCTCGCGACTACCGCCCGCAGGAGTCCTGGAAGGCCGCCATCGACGACCTGGCGGGCGGTGACGCGCCCACCCGTGAGGCGCTCGGCGCACTGGCGGGCAACGACGCGTCGTCCGTGCTCGGCGAGGACGAGTCCGCGTATCTGAAGCCGGTCGTCTCCGGCTTCTGGGACTCCCGTACGACGCTGGTCACCGACCGCGCGCGGTACGAGGCGGCGGCGAAGAAGCTGCGGGACGCGTTCACCGTGATGCGGCGGACGCCCGAGCGGCTCAGGTCGACACCGGTGGACGCCGAGGTGCGGCCCTGGAGCGACCAGTTGGCGCGCTACGGGGAGGCCGGGGAGACGGCCGTCGACATGCTCGACGCGCAGGCCCGCGGTGACGGGGCGGCGGCGTGGCGGGCGGCGCGACTTCTGGAGCGCCGGCGCGCCGGCCTGGAGTCCCGTCAGGTCACCGTCGGCAAGGGTGTGCTGGACCCGTTCCTCGACCGGGCGCAGAAGGCGTACGCGGCGTGGGCGGGGACCGGCCGCGCCGACGCGACGCGCGACGGGGAGGCGAAGCTTCCGCGGGCGCGGCGGCTCACGGCGGTGACGGTCCTGGCCGACCCCGGCACGCGGGGCACCGTGCAGGTCCATGAGCCGGGCGAGGGCTGGAAGTCCGTGGGCACGCTCTCGGACAGCGGGTTCACCGAGCGCAGACCGAAGGACGTGCGCGCGGACGCGATCCGCGTCACCGGCGCCGAGAAGGGCGCCGTGCGCCACGTCGTCCCCTGGTACGCGGACTCCCCCGACGCCTCGTTCGAGCTGGCCCGCACGGAGCTGGACGCGGAGATCGGCGGCGGCGCACGGCGGGTCACGGCACGCCTGACCTCGCAGCGGCCGGGCTCCGTCCAGGGGCGCCTTCACGCGGAAGGCCCGCACGGCATCAAGGTGTCGCTGCCCGACCGGGCGACGCTCCCGCGCGGCACACAGGTGAGCGCCCCGGTCGAGATCACCGTCCCGGACGGCACCCCGGCGGGCACGTACGACGTCCCGGTCAGCTTCGCCGGCACGACGCGCACGGTGTCGGTACGGGCGTATCCGCGTACGGCGGGCCCGGACCTGGTCCGCGAGGGCAGGCCCTCGTCCTCGGCCGACGAGACCGCGGACTTCCCGGCGTCCGCCGCCGGCGACGGCGACCCGGAGACCCGGTGGTCGTCCCCCGCCGAGGACGGCGCCTGGTGGCAGGTCGAACTGGCGAAGCCGGTGCGGCTGGGACAGGTCGTGCTGACCTGGCAGGACGCGTACGCGAAGGGCTACCGGATCCAGACGTCCGCCGACGGGAAGTCGTGGCGCACGGCCGCGACGGTGAAGGACGGTCACGGGGGCCGTGAGTCGGTCCGCATGGACGCCCGCGACACCCGCTTCGTACGGGTCCAGGGCGACAAGCGGGCCACGCGGTACGGCTATTCGCTGTGGTCGGTGGAGGCGTACGCCGTCGCGGAGTGA
- the malQ gene encoding 4-alpha-glucanotransferase, which yields MTLARLAALHGVSPSYSPSPGRTVEAPDAALVAVLAALGVDARTPESVRDALAAGEAEAAARLLPPTVVLWAGEPAPAWARELPEGVTLQLATEQGERVDGWRPSGSVPLGVHRLRATARDGAAADAHLIVAPPRVRTPGERTYGLLVQLYSLLSAKSWGMGDLGDLADLAAWAGRTAGAGFVQVNPLHAAVPRGEGPSDPSPYRPSSRRFPDPVHLRVEDIPEYAYLPDTDRDRVRELLTEAARLRDGVLHTGALIDRDAVWDLKRRALDHVLRVPLGPGRRAAYWDFLAEQGADLDHHATWCALAERHGPDWHTWPEPLRDPGSRETAEARAELMDRVDFHSHLAWLTDTQLAAAQRSARDAGMPVGLVHDLAVGVHPEGADAWAQQHVFAAGMSVGAPPDAFNSRGQDWGLPPWRPDRLAATGYAPYRALLRGLFAHAGAVRIDHVMGLFRLWWVPAGQPPTEGAYVRYDAEAMLAVLALEAGRADALVIGEDLGTVEPGVRETLDARGVLGTSVLWFERDWDGTGRPVPPEKWRTDCVATATTHDLPSTAARLTGDHVRLRDSLGLLGRPLAREQAEATAEVAEWTALFARLGLLPGGGGQGPGEEEEIRAVHRFLLLTPARMVGVWLPDAVGDRRPQNLPGTWDEYPNWRLPIADPTGRPVTFEELTASPRAHALIEVLRSGLPRTAPPGARPV from the coding sequence GTGACGCTGGCCCGGCTCGCCGCGCTGCACGGGGTCTCCCCGTCCTACTCGCCGTCCCCCGGCCGCACAGTCGAGGCCCCGGACGCCGCGCTCGTCGCCGTCCTCGCCGCCCTGGGTGTCGACGCGCGCACCCCGGAGTCCGTACGGGACGCACTGGCCGCGGGCGAGGCGGAGGCCGCGGCGCGGCTGCTGCCCCCGACGGTCGTCCTGTGGGCCGGCGAACCCGCCCCGGCCTGGGCGCGGGAACTACCCGAAGGCGTGACGCTCCAGCTGGCCACCGAACAGGGCGAACGCGTCGACGGCTGGCGACCGTCCGGGTCCGTTCCCCTCGGCGTCCACCGGCTGCGCGCCACCGCCCGCGACGGCGCCGCGGCCGACGCCCACCTGATCGTCGCCCCGCCGCGCGTGCGCACCCCGGGCGAGCGCACGTACGGGCTGCTCGTGCAGCTCTACTCCCTCCTGTCGGCGAAGTCCTGGGGCATGGGCGACCTCGGTGACCTGGCCGACCTCGCGGCCTGGGCGGGCCGCACCGCCGGTGCCGGGTTCGTGCAGGTCAACCCGCTGCACGCGGCCGTACCCCGCGGGGAAGGACCCTCGGACCCCTCCCCGTACCGCCCGTCGTCGCGCCGCTTCCCCGACCCGGTACACCTGCGCGTCGAGGACATCCCCGAGTACGCCTATCTGCCCGACACCGACCGCGACCGCGTGCGCGAGCTGCTCACGGAGGCCGCCCGGCTGCGCGACGGCGTCCTGCACACAGGCGCCCTGATCGACCGCGACGCCGTGTGGGACCTCAAGCGCCGCGCCCTCGACCACGTCCTGCGCGTCCCGCTCGGCCCCGGCCGCCGCGCCGCCTACTGGGACTTCCTCGCCGAGCAGGGCGCGGACCTGGACCACCACGCCACCTGGTGCGCGCTCGCCGAGCGGCACGGCCCCGACTGGCACACCTGGCCCGAGCCGTTGCGCGACCCCGGATCGCGCGAAACCGCCGAAGCCCGCGCCGAGTTGATGGACCGCGTCGACTTCCACAGCCACCTCGCCTGGCTCACCGACACCCAACTGGCCGCCGCCCAGCGCTCCGCGCGCGACGCGGGCATGCCCGTCGGACTCGTCCACGACCTGGCCGTGGGCGTACACCCGGAAGGTGCCGACGCCTGGGCCCAGCAGCATGTCTTCGCCGCGGGCATGTCCGTCGGCGCGCCCCCGGACGCCTTCAACTCCCGCGGCCAGGACTGGGGCCTGCCGCCCTGGCGCCCCGACCGGCTCGCCGCCACCGGCTACGCCCCGTACCGCGCGCTCCTGCGCGGCCTGTTCGCCCACGCGGGGGCGGTCCGCATCGACCACGTCATGGGCCTGTTCCGGCTGTGGTGGGTGCCGGCCGGGCAGCCGCCGACCGAGGGCGCGTACGTCCGCTACGACGCGGAGGCGATGCTCGCCGTGCTCGCCCTGGAGGCCGGCCGCGCCGACGCCCTGGTGATAGGCGAGGACCTCGGCACGGTCGAGCCCGGCGTGCGGGAAACCCTGGACGCGCGCGGGGTGCTCGGCACGTCCGTCCTGTGGTTCGAGCGGGACTGGGACGGCACGGGCCGCCCGGTGCCGCCGGAGAAGTGGCGGACGGACTGCGTGGCCACCGCCACCACCCACGACCTGCCGTCCACCGCGGCCCGGCTGACCGGCGACCATGTGCGGCTGCGCGACAGCCTCGGCCTCCTCGGGCGGCCGCTCGCGCGGGAGCAGGCCGAGGCCACGGCGGAAGTCGCCGAGTGGACCGCCCTGTTCGCGCGCCTGGGACTGCTGCCCGGCGGCGGGGGACAGGGCCCTGGCGAGGAGGAGGAGATCCGCGCCGTCCACCGCTTCCTGCTGCTCACCCCGGCCCGCATGGTCGGGGTCTGGCTGCCCGACGCGGTCGGCGACCGGCGCCCGCAGAACCTGCCGGGGACCTGGGACGAGTACCCGAACTGGCGGCTCCCGATCGCCGACCCCACCGGCCGCCCGGTCACCTTCGAGGAGCTCACGGCCTCGCCGAGGGCGCACGCGCTGATCGAGGTCCTGCGGTCCGGGCTGCCCCGTACGGCACCCCCGGGCGCGCGGCCCGTTTAG